The Ignavibacteriales bacterium sequence AAAAACCGGAAATTTTCTAATCAATATTCTTGAGGCAATTCTTTCATTTGAGCATATGTGAATACCGGACCGTCTTTGCAGACGTAAACATTTCCGACGTTACACCGCCCGCATTTTCCTAGTCCGCATTTCATTCTGTTTTCTAGAGTGGTAATAATATTTTCTTCTTTGAAACCGAGTTTCTGCAGAACCGGGATTGTAAATTTTATCATTATCGGAGGACCGCAAACAATAGCAACAGTATTTTCTGCTTTAGGCGCGGTCTTCTCAACAATCGCGGGAACAAAACCAATTTCTCCATCCCAATCCGGAACTTCTCCGCCGGGATCAAGAGTAACAACTGTTTTAATATCTGTTCTGCTTTTCCATTCTTTTAGTTCGCGTTTGTAAACAAGATCTTTATACGAACGTGCGCCATAGACAATTGTCACATCTTTAAATTCGTTTCGCAAATCCAGAACATTCCATATCACACACCTAACCGGTGCTAATCCGATTCCGCCGGCGATGAATAAAACATTTTTCCCTTTCATCTCATCAACAGGAAAGAAATTTCCATAAGGACCGCGGAATCCGATTGTATCACCAACGCTTAATCTTGTTAACGCTGTAGTGACTTTCCCAATTTGTTTGAATGAACACTCAATATATTGCGAGCGGGTTGGTGATGAGGCGATGCAAAATGTTGATTCGCCTTCTCCAAAAACAGAATACTCGCCAAATTGTCCCGCTTTGAAATTAAAATTTTTAGCAATCTCTTCGTCTTTGAATTTCAACCGGAAAGTTTTTGTATCTGAAGTCTCTTCAATGATGTCTGTAATTTCCATCAGTTCCGGTTTGTAAATATTTGAGTCACACATATTATTTCCTTTTATGTCATTCTGATGACGAGCGTTAGAGAGGAAAAAGAATCTCCAAACTATTTCTTAAGGGATATTTCACTCGCTCAATAGGACAATGTTTATTTATTCATTGCTAATAAATTTATTTCACTTGCCACTTCGGCAATATCAATTCCAACAGGGCATCCGCGGCTACATCGCCCGCATCCGGTGCAAAGTATTTCATCAAATTTATCTTGGTAGTATTTGAATTTGTGAGCTACTCGTTGACGATACCGTTTACCTTGATTATCACGCGGGTTGTGCCCGGATCCGTGAAGCGTGAACAATCCGAACTGACAAGCATCCCAATTTTTCATTCTGCGCCCGCAGCTGTAATTGCATTCTTCATCAACTATATCGAAGCAATGGCATACGGGACACACAAAAGCACATTGACCGCATCCCAAACATGTTTCGCCGATTGTATCAAATAATTTGTTCTCAAAATTGTTGGTTATCCATTCTTTTACATTTCCGCTTTCAAATCTTTCCTCGGGATTTTTAATCTTAGAAAGTGTTTCATTTGATAATTCAGAATTCCCATCGTTCAAATATTTTTCATACGGCTTAATGAATTCTTTCCCCTTGTCGCTGATAATTCTCAAACCATATTTATTTTCATCAAGAGGAACTAGAAAAATATCCGAACCACTTTCTGTTGTTGGACTTAAACCTACAGAAGTACAGAAACAGAATTCATCTTGATAATTACACGCTACGCCAATTACAATCGAACGATCCGCACGCTGATTGAAAAATTTGTCTTTGTAATCCCAGTTAAAAACTTTGCTCATAATATCAATTGAGCGGGCATCACATGGTTTTGCACCTATGAAAATTATTTTCTGGTTATCTGGTATCGGTTCAACGAGATCGTAATCATCCTTTTTGTTTTTGAAATAGAAGATCGGTTCGGTTTTGGTAAAAATAAATTCTTTATATGAAACGTTTGATGGAACACCTGAGTAATTGATTTTCATTTCATTAGCATCAGCAAGTCTTTTCCAGCCGATAGACTTCTCATCTTGTCCGATAACAAAGTGATTAGCTTTTATCAGATCACTCACAAGTGAAATTAAATTTTGGTGGCTGATTAACTTTTCTTCCACAGTTTCTCCTTGTCATTCTGAGAAGTTCTATTAGGACGACGAAGAATCCAAAAAATTTTATTTGCAGATCCTTCCCCCGATGCTTCGACATACTCAGCATTCGATTTCAGGGATGACTTCGTCACTTTATAAAATCTTCTCTATCATTAATATTATATGTTCCAACGAGTGTCGGCGTATCCAAACCGATTCCCGCCGTATAATCAAATTCCTTTTTGGCGACCATTCCCATTTTTCTATTGAGAAGTGAGAGCGGAATTTCCGCTGGGCATGCTCTTTCGCATTCGTTGCAGCCGATGCATCTTCCTGCAAGATGAAAAGCTCGAATTATATTCCAAGAAAAATTTCCGCGCGTATGGGCGCTGCTTTCGATCCATCGTGGTTGAGATTTATCTGCTATGCATCTTTCGCAATAACAGAGAGGGCAAGCTTGACGGCATGCATAACATTTAACGCATTTATCAAATTCCGCTTCCCAAAAATCCCATCTCTCTTCCGGTGTCATTGCTTCAAGTTTTTGCATCGTCTCAAAATTACGGTCTTCCCGTTTAGGCAAATCTTCCAACTTGCCGAGTAATGTATGATGAAGGTGTGGCGTACGGACGCTGCAACGCAAGCATTTAGTTGCGATTGTTTCGGCGTTAAATTCATTTCCCAATTCCGAAACAACTCCGTTACAGTTCATACCAATAATATAGATATCATCTTTATTAATTTGATTTTCCTGGATGAGTTGAACTATAGCTTTTACATCACAGCCCTTGGCAACTATTCCGATAGTTCCTTTGTTTTTATATTCTTTTCGAGTAAGATAAACTGCAAGATTGTTCACGCAAAAGTTATTGAACACAAGTTTGTCTGCATCTTCAACTGTTCGTGCGATGAATGGTTTTGTCCCATTTGTGCTTTCAATAAAACCGATAATTACTTTTACTGTGCCTGCTTGTAATAGTTCTTTTGCTTTTTCTCTAAGTTCATTCATGAATCACAAACTCCTCATTTATCTTGGCATATTTTACAAACGGTCCTTTCTCTTTTATTTTATTTGTTACTTCAGTAACAACGTCAACAAACTTTTTCCCTTCTGATGCGGAAACCCAGGAGAAATGCAAACGCGATGAATCGATTCCGATGAAATCAAGAAGCTGACTAAAAAGAATCCAACGCCGCCGTGCGTGAAAATTTCCGGTATTATAATGACAATCGTTTGGATGA is a genomic window containing:
- a CDS encoding FAD/NAD(P)-binding protein; the protein is MCDSNIYKPELMEITDIIEETSDTKTFRLKFKDEEIAKNFNFKAGQFGEYSVFGEGESTFCIASSPTRSQYIECSFKQIGKVTTALTRLSVGDTIGFRGPYGNFFPVDEMKGKNVLFIAGGIGLAPVRCVIWNVLDLRNEFKDVTIVYGARSYKDLVYKRELKEWKSRTDIKTVVTLDPGGEVPDWDGEIGFVPAIVEKTAPKAENTVAIVCGPPIMIKFTIPVLQKLGFKEENIITTLENRMKCGLGKCGRCNVGNVYVCKDGPVFTYAQMKELPQEY
- a CDS encoding 4Fe-4S dicluster domain-containing protein — translated: MEEKLISHQNLISLVSDLIKANHFVIGQDEKSIGWKRLADANEMKINYSGVPSNVSYKEFIFTKTEPIFYFKNKKDDYDLVEPIPDNQKIIFIGAKPCDARSIDIMSKVFNWDYKDKFFNQRADRSIVIGVACNYQDEFCFCTSVGLSPTTESGSDIFLVPLDENKYGLRIISDKGKEFIKPYEKYLNDGNSELSNETLSKIKNPEERFESGNVKEWITNNFENKLFDTIGETCLGCGQCAFVCPVCHCFDIVDEECNYSCGRRMKNWDACQFGLFTLHGSGHNPRDNQGKRYRQRVAHKFKYYQDKFDEILCTGCGRCSRGCPVGIDIAEVASEINLLAMNK
- a CDS encoding 4Fe-4S dicluster domain-containing protein; translation: MNELREKAKELLQAGTVKVIIGFIESTNGTKPFIARTVEDADKLVFNNFCVNNLAVYLTRKEYKNKGTIGIVAKGCDVKAIVQLIQENQINKDDIYIIGMNCNGVVSELGNEFNAETIATKCLRCSVRTPHLHHTLLGKLEDLPKREDRNFETMQKLEAMTPEERWDFWEAEFDKCVKCYACRQACPLCYCERCIADKSQPRWIESSAHTRGNFSWNIIRAFHLAGRCIGCNECERACPAEIPLSLLNRKMGMVAKKEFDYTAGIGLDTPTLVGTYNINDREDFIK
- a CDS encoding hydrogenase iron-sulfur subunit; protein product: MEEKTFEPKITAFVCNWCTYTGADLAGTSRLKYATNIKMIRVPCTGRIDPVFIIKAFEKGADGVLISGCHPNDCHYNTGNFHARRRWILFSQLLDFIGIDSSRLHFSWVSASEGKKFVDVVTEVTNKIKEKGPFVKYAKINEEFVIHE